A single genomic interval of Penaeus chinensis breed Huanghai No. 1 chromosome 23, ASM1920278v2, whole genome shotgun sequence harbors:
- the LOC125037556 gene encoding hydroxysteroid dehydrogenase-like protein 1 — MWNLEERLLLLFPKGVLGVLALLGILVVGKVLACSVWGALGALRTYVWARLWAKSLPETYGKWAVVTGSTDGIGKSYAKELAKKGMNILLIARNMEKLQKVAEEIRSKSGVQTDIVQADFALGRPIYENIAKQLKGKDIGILVNNVGMLITPGPFEKLTEDNIWAYVNVNVASVMAMTQLVLPELLRRRKGAVVNVSSVGSYFPMAYFQVYAASKAFVSSFTRSLQEECAPSGVTVQCLEPGAVSTNMISFDKDFHTPGFFTPTADAFAASAVASLGHASRTTGYWTHWLQLAMARTLPEWFILSSYKARMDDKLKKSK; from the exons ATGTGGAACCTCGAAGAGCGCCTGCTTCTCCTGTTTCCGAAGGGCGTGCTCGGGGTCCTCGCGCTCCTTGGGATCCTGGTTGTGGGGAAGGTGCTCGCTTGCTCGGTGTGGGGAGCTTTGGGGGCGCTGAGGACGTACGTGTGGGCCAGGCTGTGGGCCAAGAGCCTCCCTGAAACCTACGGGAAATGGGCAG TGGTGACTGGCTCAACGGACGGCATAGGGAAGAGTTATGCCAAGGAGCTCGCTAAGAAGGGAATGAACATCTTGCTCATCGCGAGAAATATGGAGAAACTACAGAAAGTTGCTGAAGAAATTA GATCTAAATCCGGGGTTCAGACGGACATCGTGCAAGCCGACTTCGCGCTGGGTCGTCCAATCTATGAAAACATTGCAAAGCAACTGAAGGGGAAAGACATCGGAATTCTGG TGAACAACGTGGGCATGCTGATCACTCCGGGTCCGTTCGAGAAATTAACGGAAGACAACATCTGGGCGTACGTGAACGTGAACGTGGCGTCCGTGATGGCCATGACTCAACTGGTTTTGCCCGAGTTGCTCCGGAGGAGGAAGGGCGCCGTCGTCAACGTGTCGTCCGTCGGCTCTTACTTCCCGATGGCTTACTTTCAGGTGTATGCGGCGTCGAAG GCCTTCGTGAGCAGCTTCACCCGCTCCTTGCAGGAGGAGTGCGCCCCCTCGGGCGTGACCGTCCAGTGTTTGGAGCCGGGCGCCGTGTCCACCAACATGATCTCCTTCGACAAGGACTTTCACACCCCAG GGTTCTTCACTCCCACCGCCGACGCCTTCGCCGCCAGCGCCGTGGCCTCCCTCGGCCACGCCAGCCGCACCACGGGGTACTGGACGCACTGGCTGCAG cTGGCGATGGCGAGGACTTTACCCGAGTGGTTTATTCTGAGCAGCTACAAGGCGAGGATGGATGATAAGCTtaaaaagtcaaaataa